From Bradyrhizobium sp. sBnM-33:
TCCAGGAACGGCACGAAGTTTTTCGATCCGATTTCCTCTTCACCCTCGATAATGATGGTGATGTCGACCGGCAGCGATCCTGTGACCTTCTTCCAGGCGCGGCAGGCCTCGACGAAAGTCATCAACTGGCCCTTGTCGTCCTCGGCGCCGCGCGCGACGATGATCTTGCGGCCGTCGGCATGGTCGGTGACAACAGGCTCGAACGGCGGCCGGTGCCACAAATTGAGCGGATCGACGGGCTGCACGTCATAATGTCCGTAGAACAGCACGTGCGGCCGGCTGCCCCCGCCGCCATTGGCTTTCGCGACGATCGCCGGATGCCCCGCCGTCGGCCTCACCTCGGCCTTGAAGCCGAGCGTCGCGATATCCTTTGCCAGATGATCGGCGGCCGCCTTGCAATCGCCGGCAAAAGCCGGATCGGCCGAGATCGACTTGATCCGCAACAGCGCGAACAGCCGTTCAAGGCTGTTGTCGAAATCGGCGTCGATGTGATCGAGGACCGGCTGAATCTTGGCGTTGGACATGGCTTGTTATCCCTGGCTGCGAGCCTTGTTGTTAGCGTCAAGTTGTAGCTCGCCCGCGGTGTGAGGCAAGGCAACTTCTGCGGCAGGCGGATGCAATATGTGCCAGACCAGGCCCGCCACCAGCAGGACGGTGGCGGCGAGATTGTTGCCATAGGCCTGCAGATCAACCGGGAACAGCGGCAGCGACAGGCACAGCAAGCCGCCCGCAACGGCGAGCAACATCCATGTCCCGGTTTTGACCGGCGGGCGCGGATCGTAAGCGGCGCGGTGGAGCAAAACAGTGATCGGGAAGAATAGCCACAGGAAGTAGTATTGCCGGGCCAGCGGCGAAGCTACCGTGATCAGGCAAAACAGGATGCCGATCTCTTCGGCATCCGACCGTTCCGTGCGGCGCAAGGCCGGCGGCATGACAGCGAGATAGCCGAGCCCGATCGCGAGCGAGATCGCCACGACGATCCAGTTCGCCGTCCTGAAATCGACGTCGATGATGTTCATCGTGCGCACGGGCTTGGCCGGATTGTCCTGGTTGTAGTTGATCGGCCGCGTCAGCCGGTGCGTCACCGCGATGATTGACTGGTTGACCCACGACCAGTTTTGCTCGTCTCGCTGCCCGAACCCCTTCTCCGAACTCGAACCCACCATGCCCTGGTACCAGGTCCTCAGTTCCGTGACATTGTGCTGGAAGCCGCGAAACGGCGCCGGCAGCACGAACAGAAACAGGCCGATGAAAACCAGCATGCTCGCGGCTGCCGCCCACTGTCTTCGCCACACCAGATAAGGCAACACCGCGACCGGAAACACCTTGATCGCGGTAGCGAGCGCGAACATGCTTCCTGCCATCCAGCCACGGTGATCGCGCAACAGCCAGAATCCGTAGAGCATCAGCGCCAGCAGCACGAGATTGGGCTGGCCAAGGTCGAACATATCGAACACGAAGGTGACGGTGACGAAGCCGGGCAGTGCTTCCAGCCATGGCCCGGGCTTGTGCCCTGATCCCGCCATCGCGTGCGAGAACTGGGCTGTCATCCACCACGCGACGATGTTGAGAAATGACAGGCAAAGATAGAGTGGGATCTTGCCAAACCAGCTCGGGATCGCCAGCAGCACTGCCGACAGCGGCGGATAGATGAACTCGAAATAGGTGCCGGGGTCGTCAGGGTAGAGATTCTTGCCCTGCAACACCTGCTGACCGGCCCAGAACCAGAGCGGATAGTCCTTGGTCTTGCCGTTGCCCCAGATTTCCGGGACCAGCACGTCGGCCGTCAACGCGATGCAACAGACCAGAAACAGGATATCGAGCGGTCTTCGTAGCGACGGATATCTCAGCACACGCTCGTTCCGGATTCAGAGGAGATTACGTCGCAGCTCTTCACGCGAACCGACTGCCATTCGCTCGAAAAAGTCCTATCGCCGCAGCAAGCCGCCGAGCGCGCCACGCACCAGCGCGCGACCAACTGAACTGCCGAGCGATCCACCAACGGATTTGCCGAGATCGGCGACAATGCCGCCGACCACCCTGTTGGTGACGGACCGGGTAACGTCTCGCGCAATCACCTGCCCCGTCGACAGCCTGCCGCGCTTGACGTTGGTGCCGAAAATCGTGCCGACGATCGAACCGATCTGGCCGAGAATTCCGCCGCCGCCAGCGCCACCATCTTGCCCTTCCGCAGGCGCCGCCGTCGTAGCTACCCGCTTCTGCAGCATCTCGTAGGCGGATTCGGCGTCGACCGCGGTGTCGTATTTGCCCTTGACCGGGCTGTTGCCCATGATCGCCTTGCGCTCTTCCGGCGTGATTGGCCCGATCCGCGCTGTCGGCGGCCGGATCATGACGCGCTCGACCATGGTCGGCGTGCCACCGCCTTCAAGGAACGACACCAGCGCCTCGCCCTTGCCGAGTTCCATGATGACGCGAGCGGTGTCGAGCTTTGGATTTGGCCGGAAGGTCTGCGCCGCCGCGTTCACCGCCTTCTGGTCGCGAGGCGTGAAGGCGCGCAACGCGTGCTGCACGCGGTTGCCTAACTGGGCCAGCACCTTGTCCGGCACGTCGATCGGATTTTGCGTGACGAAATAGACGCCGACACCCTTGGAGCGGATCAGCCGGACCACCTGCTCGATCTTATCGAGCAATGCCTTCGGTGCATCGTTGAACAACAGGTGCGCCTCATCGAAGAAGAACACCAGTTTCGGCTTCGGCAGGTCGCCGGCTTCCGGAAGCTCTTCGAACAGCTCCGACAGCATCCACAGCAGAAAGGTCGCGTAGAGCCTCGGGTTCTGCATCAGCTTGTCGGCGACCAGAATGTTGACTATTCCCCGGCCATCGCTGTCCGTCTTCATGAAGTCTTTCAGCAAAAGCGCTGGCTCACCGAAGAATTTAGTGCCGCCCTGGTTTTCCAGCACCAGAAGCTGGCGCTGAATCGTCCCGATGGTCGCCTTGCTGACATTGCCGAAGCTTTGCGCGGCCTTCCGGATTTCGGCCAGCTCATCCTCCTCGGCATCGGGCCCCTTTCTGCCGCCAACTGGCGCGATCGCATCCAAGAGCGATCGCAGATCCTTCATGTCGATCAGCGTCAGACCGTTTTCATCCGCTACACGGAATGCGACGTTGAGGACGCCTTCCTGCACGTCGTTCAGGTCGAGCATTCGCGACAGCAAAAGCGGTCCCATTTCCGTCACGGTGGCGCGAACCGGATGGCCCTGCTCGCCGAACACGTCCCAAAACACGGTCGAGAACTGGTCGGGCTGGAATTTAAGGCCCATCTCGCCGGCGCGCTTGAGAATGAAGTCCTTTGCTTCACCGACTTCAGCAATTCCGGACAGATCGCCCTTGATATCGGCCGCGAACACGGGAACACCGGCGCGGGCAAAGCCCTCCGCCATCACCTGCAGCGACACGGTCTTGCCGGTGCCGGTCGCGCCGGTGACGAGGCCATGCCGATTGGCAAGCGCCAGCGTCAGCCAAGCCGTCTGTTCGCCTTTTCCGATGAAGATCTTCTCGTCGGTATCGGCCGTCTTGTTATCAGAAGTCACCATCGCATCGCCTCTTCGCGCGCCGGGGGATTTGGTGGCGATCATATCGCATCCTGCCCGCCGATTGAAACGGTCAGCGATACATACGTGAGCATTCGCCCGCCTGTTCGTTCATGCTTCTCATACTTTTTTCCGACCTTTGGCAGAAAAGTCGAGAGCGCAGCGCAACAAGTCAGCGTGAATCCGGCATTCACTCTTGCATTGCTGCAACACTCGCGACTCGATCTAAGCCTTCGCACGCGCGGATCGCTTGTATTTCAGATCGCAGGAGCTCAAGATCAATTTAGAAGTACACGACCCGGTTAAACCGGTTGGGGACGGGGCAAATATGGACGAACTGGTAGGACAGCTGGCCTCCAAGGCCGGCATCGATCGCGCTGTCGCTGAAAAAACCATCGGCATCGTTCTGGGTTTTCTCCGTAACGAGGGCCCATCCGACAAGGTTCAGGCCGCCCTGATCGACCAAATTCCGGGTGCCGAAGCCGCCATTGCGGCTTCTAGCAGCAATGGCGGCTTCGCGAGGCTGATGGATGGAGGCTTGATGGCGGTTGGCACCAGGCTGATGGCGCTCGGTCTGGGCATGAGCGAGATTCAAAACGTGGCGCGTGAACTTTTCAGGTTCGGTCGCGACAAAATCGGAGCAGATCAAATGGGCGAAATCATTTCAGGGACACCGGGTCTCAGCCAGTTCGCATAGTCGTCTTGGTGAGCACTTCGGCCCGGGCACATTCTTTTTTTCATCTGGTATCATGACTTATCCCCTTTCCGAGATCGACGGCTTGACCGCCTACTCTGCCTCGAAACTGAAGTCGTTGGGCATTCGCACGACTGATGCGCTGTTGGAAGCCGCTCGCACCGTGAAAGGGCGCAAGTCGCTCGCAGCGAAGACCGGCATCAGCGAGCAGCAACTGCTGGAATGGGCCAATTTTTCCGACTACATGCGCATTCCCGGGATGGGCAAGGCCAAGGTGGGCCTAATGCGTGCCGCAGGCGTCACCACGGTACGCGAACTCGCCCATCGCAATCCGGCGCGACTTGCCCAAAACATGAAAGACGTGAACACGAAGCGCAAACTCGTCCGGGTTTTGCCCTCCGAACGATCTGTCGAGCAACTGATCGAGCAAGCGCGCAAGCTGCCGCCCAAAATTAGCTATTGAAGATCAGCAACTGAAGCGCCAGGCCGCCCGCGGTGCCGGCCCTCACGCCTTGACTCGGCGGCGCGGACCGCGCAAAGCGACCGCATGATGGCAGCCAAGCCCAGACCTCCCGCTGCGTCCGGTCCGGCCGGTCAATCGGTGCTGCCTGCGCTGCTCTCCAAGCCCTATCCGGCGGTGATGGGCGTCCTGAATTTGACGCCTGATTCATTCTCCGACGGCGGTCAATTCGCCGCCCCGGAGCGGGCGCTGGCCCAAGCCCGGCGGATGATCGCCGAGGGCGCCGATATCATCGACATCGGCGCAGAATCCACCCGGCCCTACGGATCGGAACCGATCTCGGCGGAAGAGGAATTGAAGCGCCTGCAGCCGATACTGTCCGACGTCGTCGCGCTCGGCATTCCCGTGTCGATCGACAGCATGAAATCGGCCGTGGTTGCCTGGGCGCTCGATCAGGGCGCCGCGATCGCCAACGACGTCTGGGGGCTGCAGCGCGATTCCGGCATGGCCGGGCTGGTCGCGGAGCGTGGCGCGCCCGTCATCGTCATGCATAACCGCGAGCGCGCCGATACTGCTGTAGACATCATGGAGGATATCGCCGCTTTCTTTGCGCGTTCGCTCGACATCGCCGCAAAGGCGGGAATTTCATCCGACAAGATCGTGCTCGACCCCGGCATCGGCTTCGGCAAGACGCCCGATCAGAGCATGACCGCGCTGGCGCGGCTCGGCGAGCTGCACTCGTTCGGGCTGCCGCTGTTGGTCGGCGCCTCACGCAAGCGTTTCATCAGCACGGTGACGCCGTCGGAACCACATCAGCGCCTCGGCGGTTCGATTGCCGCCCATCTGCTGGCGGCCCAGAACGGGGCGCGGATCATCCGGGCGCATGACGTCGCCGAAACCGTGCAAGCGTTGCGTGTGGCCGCAGCAATCAGGGAACAGGGATGAGCGATACGATCTTCATCACCGGCCTCGTCATCCATGCCCGCCATGGCGTAATGGAGCACGAGACCAGAGTCGGGCAACGGTTCGTGATCGATCTCGAACTCTCCATCAACTTGTCAGAGTCCTCGCACTCTGATCGGCTGTCCGACACCGTGTCTTATGCCAGCGTGGTCGAGACCGCGACCGCCGCGTTCACGAACACCAACTACAAGCTTTTGGAGCGTGCGGCCGGCGCCGTTTCGGACGCGATCTTCGCGGCATACCCACGCGTCCATGCGGTCAAGGTCACGGTCCACAAGCCGCATGCGCCGATCGCCGAGATCTTCGAGGATGTCGGCGTGGTGCTGATGCGCACGCGGCAATCGCCCTGACATGGCTGACGTCCTGATCGCGCTCGGCGGCAATGTCGGCGACGTTCGCGCGACGTTCAGGAAGGCCATTTCCAATATATGCGGCATGACGCAGGCGGCGTTGCTCGCCCGTTCCTCTGACTACATCACCCCGCCCTGGGGCGAGGAACACCAGGCGCCCTTCATCAATGCCTGCATCGAGATCGAAACCAGCCTTGATCCGCATGCGCTGCTATTCACGTTGCACAAGATCGAGAAGAAATTCGGCCGCGACCGCGCTGATGAGACGCGCTGGGGTCCGCGCACCCTCGACCTCGACTTGATCGCCTATGATGACGTTAGCCTCGACAAGCCGGAACTGACGCTGCCACACCCCCGGCTGTTCGAGCGGGCTTTTGTGCTGGTGCCGCTCGCGGAAATTGCGCCCGACCGTATCATCGCGGGACGCCGCGTTAGCGATGTGCTGGCTCAGCTTTCAACCGAGGGCATCCAGCGGTTACCTGACCACGATTGAGCCCGAAAAGACCCAAAACACTGTTTGGCTTGACGGCCGCCCCGTGGCAATTTCCGGCCAAATCAAGAGACGACCAGGGAATAGTGGGCTGGATGACCAATACTGACGAGCTGACTTTGGCCGCGGAGTTTCCGCCGGCGACCTATGACGACTGGCGCAAGCTGGTCGACGGGGTGCTGAAAGGCGCGCCATTCGAGAAACTGGTCAGCAAGACCTCCGATTGGTTGAAAATCGATCCGATCTATCGCCGCGCGAAAGGTGCCACACCAGTTGCCGGCCGTGCCGCCGCTGCTCCCTGGCAGATCATGCAGCGGATCGATCATCCCGACGCCAAAGTGGCCAACGCGCAGGCACTGCACGATCTGGAGAACGGCGCTACGGGGCTGACACTGGTGTTCGCTGGCGCCAATGGCGCCCACGGGTTTGGATTGGATCCTTCGGCCGAAGCAGTCGAAGCCGTCCTCGACGGCATTTATCTCGATGCCGGCATCGGCGTCGAGCTTCAGATCGGTCCGCAGTCCAGAATGGCGGCCATTCAGGTCGCCGAATACATCAAACGCAAAGGGCTCGATCCCGCGGCCTGCGATATCCGTTTCGGTCTCGACCCGGTCGGATCCTGTGCGGTATCGGGCTCCAGTCCCTATAGCTGGGACGAAATCGTGCCCGCGGTCACCAGCGCCATCAAGAGCTTCGCCGCGATGGGCTTCAAGGGCCTGTTCGCAGCCGCCGATGGACGGATAATCCATGATGCCGGAGGATCGGAAGCGCAGGAGCTTGCATTCGTGCTCGCCTCCGGCGTCGCCTATCTACGTGCCACCGAGCAGGCTGGCATCGCGCTCGAAGACGCGCAAGGGATGGTCTACGCGCGGCTTGCCGCAGACGCGGACCAGTTCCTGACGCTGGCGAAATTCCGCGCGCTGCGGCTGTTGTGGGCGCGGATCGAACAGGCCTGTGGCTTGGCGCCCAAACCGTTGTTCATCGCCGCCAATACCGCCTGGCGCATTCTGACGCAGCGCGACCCTTATGTGAACATGCTGCGCGCGACGATGGCGACCTTCTCCGCTGGCCTCGGCGGCGCAAACGCCATCACCGTATTGCCGCACACGCTGGCCCTGGGATTGCCCGATCCGTTCGCGCGGCGCGTGGCGCGCAACACGCAACTGGTGCTGTTGGAAGAATCCAATCTCGCCAAGGTGAGCGATCCGGCAGCCGGCTCCGGCGGCATCGAAACGCTAACGCGGCAACTCTGCGAAGCTGCATGGTCGCTGTTCCAGGAAATCGAGAAGGCCGGCGGTATGTTCTCCGCCCTCGAACAGAACCTGATCCAGAAAAAGGTCGCCGCAACGCGGGCCGCGCGCGAGTTCAACGTCGCCAAGCGGCGCGACGTACTGACCGGCGCCAGCGAATTTCCGAACCTGCATGAGGACGAGATCGCCGTGCTGGAAGCTACGCCGATCGTGCTGCCACCCTATGGCGAGGCCAAGTACAAGTTCGACCCGCTGCCGCCGATGCGGCTGGCCGCGCCGTTCGAGGCGCTGCGCGACAAATCGGACGAAAAGCTCAAGTCATCTGGCGCGCGGCCAAAGATCTTCCTCGCCAATCTCGGCTCGCCCGCCGACTTCACCGCCCGCGCCACCTTTGCGAAGAGTTTCTTCGAGACCGGCGGCATCGAGGCGCTCGACACGCAAGGATTTGCGGATCCTGCAGCACTCGCTGCCGCATTCACGGCGTCCGGTGCGGAAATTGCCTGCCTGTGCTCGTCCGACAAGGTCTATGCGGAACATGCGGCACCCGCCGCAAAGGCCCTTCAAGCGGCCGGCGCCAAGCATATCTATCTGGCAGGGCGGCCCGGCGAACAGGAGGCCGCGCTGCGTTCTGCCGGCGTCGGCGATTTCATCTTTGCCGGCGGCGACGCGCTGGCGATGCTGCAGGCCGCCTGGCAGCGGATGGAGTGAGCATGACGGAAAACAGCCACAAGACAGTCCTGACCGGCGGCTGCCAGTGCGGCGCCATCCGCTTTGCGG
This genomic window contains:
- a CDS encoding glycosyltransferase family 87 protein; this translates as MLRYPSLRRPLDILFLVCCIALTADVLVPEIWGNGKTKDYPLWFWAGQQVLQGKNLYPDDPGTYFEFIYPPLSAVLLAIPSWFGKIPLYLCLSFLNIVAWWMTAQFSHAMAGSGHKPGPWLEALPGFVTVTFVFDMFDLGQPNLVLLALMLYGFWLLRDHRGWMAGSMFALATAIKVFPVAVLPYLVWRRQWAAAASMLVFIGLFLFVLPAPFRGFQHNVTELRTWYQGMVGSSSEKGFGQRDEQNWSWVNQSIIAVTHRLTRPINYNQDNPAKPVRTMNIIDVDFRTANWIVVAISLAIGLGYLAVMPPALRRTERSDAEEIGILFCLITVASPLARQYYFLWLFFPITVLLHRAAYDPRPPVKTGTWMLLAVAGGLLCLSLPLFPVDLQAYGNNLAATVLLVAGLVWHILHPPAAEVALPHTAGELQLDANNKARSQG
- a CDS encoding helicase HerA-like domain-containing protein — translated: MVTSDNKTADTDEKIFIGKGEQTAWLTLALANRHGLVTGATGTGKTVSLQVMAEGFARAGVPVFAADIKGDLSGIAEVGEAKDFILKRAGEMGLKFQPDQFSTVFWDVFGEQGHPVRATVTEMGPLLLSRMLDLNDVQEGVLNVAFRVADENGLTLIDMKDLRSLLDAIAPVGGRKGPDAEEDELAEIRKAAQSFGNVSKATIGTIQRQLLVLENQGGTKFFGEPALLLKDFMKTDSDGRGIVNILVADKLMQNPRLYATFLLWMLSELFEELPEAGDLPKPKLVFFFDEAHLLFNDAPKALLDKIEQVVRLIRSKGVGVYFVTQNPIDVPDKVLAQLGNRVQHALRAFTPRDQKAVNAAAQTFRPNPKLDTARVIMELGKGEALVSFLEGGGTPTMVERVMIRPPTARIGPITPEERKAIMGNSPVKGKYDTAVDAESAYEMLQKRVATTAAPAEGQDGGAGGGGILGQIGSIVGTIFGTNVKRGRLSTGQVIARDVTRSVTNRVVGGIVADLGKSVGGSLGSSVGRALVRGALGGLLRR
- a CDS encoding DUF2267 domain-containing protein produces the protein MDELVGQLASKAGIDRAVAEKTIGIVLGFLRNEGPSDKVQAALIDQIPGAEAAIAASSSNGGFARLMDGGLMAVGTRLMALGLGMSEIQNVARELFRFGRDKIGADQMGEIISGTPGLSQFA
- a CDS encoding DUF4332 domain-containing protein, which codes for MTYPLSEIDGLTAYSASKLKSLGIRTTDALLEAARTVKGRKSLAAKTGISEQQLLEWANFSDYMRIPGMGKAKVGLMRAAGVTTVRELAHRNPARLAQNMKDVNTKRKLVRVLPSERSVEQLIEQARKLPPKISY
- the folP gene encoding dihydropteroate synthase → MAAKPRPPAASGPAGQSVLPALLSKPYPAVMGVLNLTPDSFSDGGQFAAPERALAQARRMIAEGADIIDIGAESTRPYGSEPISAEEELKRLQPILSDVVALGIPVSIDSMKSAVVAWALDQGAAIANDVWGLQRDSGMAGLVAERGAPVIVMHNRERADTAVDIMEDIAAFFARSLDIAAKAGISSDKIVLDPGIGFGKTPDQSMTALARLGELHSFGLPLLVGASRKRFISTVTPSEPHQRLGGSIAAHLLAAQNGARIIRAHDVAETVQALRVAAAIREQG
- the folB gene encoding dihydroneopterin aldolase, whose translation is MSDTIFITGLVIHARHGVMEHETRVGQRFVIDLELSINLSESSHSDRLSDTVSYASVVETATAAFTNTNYKLLERAAGAVSDAIFAAYPRVHAVKVTVHKPHAPIAEIFEDVGVVLMRTRQSP
- the folK gene encoding 2-amino-4-hydroxy-6-hydroxymethyldihydropteridine diphosphokinase encodes the protein MADVLIALGGNVGDVRATFRKAISNICGMTQAALLARSSDYITPPWGEEHQAPFINACIEIETSLDPHALLFTLHKIEKKFGRDRADETRWGPRTLDLDLIAYDDVSLDKPELTLPHPRLFERAFVLVPLAEIAPDRIIAGRRVSDVLAQLSTEGIQRLPDHD
- a CDS encoding methylmalonyl-CoA mutase subunit beta, translated to MTNTDELTLAAEFPPATYDDWRKLVDGVLKGAPFEKLVSKTSDWLKIDPIYRRAKGATPVAGRAAAAPWQIMQRIDHPDAKVANAQALHDLENGATGLTLVFAGANGAHGFGLDPSAEAVEAVLDGIYLDAGIGVELQIGPQSRMAAIQVAEYIKRKGLDPAACDIRFGLDPVGSCAVSGSSPYSWDEIVPAVTSAIKSFAAMGFKGLFAAADGRIIHDAGGSEAQELAFVLASGVAYLRATEQAGIALEDAQGMVYARLAADADQFLTLAKFRALRLLWARIEQACGLAPKPLFIAANTAWRILTQRDPYVNMLRATMATFSAGLGGANAITVLPHTLALGLPDPFARRVARNTQLVLLEESNLAKVSDPAAGSGGIETLTRQLCEAAWSLFQEIEKAGGMFSALEQNLIQKKVAATRAAREFNVAKRRDVLTGASEFPNLHEDEIAVLEATPIVLPPYGEAKYKFDPLPPMRLAAPFEALRDKSDEKLKSSGARPKIFLANLGSPADFTARATFAKSFFETGGIEALDTQGFADPAALAAAFTASGAEIACLCSSDKVYAEHAAPAAKALQAAGAKHIYLAGRPGEQEAALRSAGVGDFIFAGGDALAMLQAAWQRME